One genomic window of Cygnus olor isolate bCygOlo1 chromosome 3, bCygOlo1.pri.v2, whole genome shotgun sequence includes the following:
- the LTV1 gene encoding protein LTV1 homolog: MPHKKKKPFIEKKKAVTFHLVHRSQRDPLAADDTAPQRVLLPAQKGHDEQRREEQRKYGVFFDDDYDYLQHLKEASGPSELVPSVRGQQSRIIITSEGHIEDEIQRIAAPSIKLPSSVFATEFEEDVGLLNKAAPVSGPRLDFDPDIVAALDDDFDFDNPENILEDDFVLQANELKKRGSDAEDDDEWEDVEDDSDEKDSCCNDEDYDSEGPLSDDGVNGQGKEFLFMQEETRSRFTEYSMTSSVMRRNEQLTLLDDRFEKFFEQFDEDEIGALDNVELEGYINTDNTRLQEVLNDYYKEKAKNCVKLDSLEPCEDLDSPPNEESEEEKEEIVTLVIEEPKEKWDCESILSTYSNLYNHPKLIMEPSKPKPIKISQKTGIPLHVLPQKGLTAKQIERMQMINDSDLPRASTQPRSKNESKEERKARKQAIKEERKERRMEKKANKLAFKLEKTRQEKELLNLKQNIQGLKLS; encoded by the exons aTG cctcacAAGAAGAAGAAGCCCTTCAtagagaagaagaaagctgtaaCGTTTCACCTAGTGCACAGGAGTCAGAGGGACCCGCTCGCTGCTGATGATACCGCGCCACAGAGAgttctgctgcctgcccagaaA GGTCATGATgagcagaggagagaagagcagcGGAAGTATGGAGTCTTCTTCGATGATGACTATGACTATTTGCAGCATCTGAAAGAAGCCTCTGGTCCCTCGGAGCTTGTCCCTTCTGTGCGTGGACAGCAAAGCAGAATTATCATCACAAGTGAGGGTCACATAGAGGATGAAATTCAACGAATTGCA gctCCATCTATTAAGTTGCCTTCCTCAGTATTTGCCACAGAATTTGAAGAGGATGTGGGCTTACTAAATAAAGCTGCTCCTGTTTCAG GACCACGGCTGGATTTTGACCCTGATATTGTTGCAGCTCTTGACGATGATTTTGACTTTGACAATccagaaaatattctggaagATGATTTTGTTCTACAAGCAAATGAACTAAAGAAAAG GGGATCAGATGCTGAGGATGACGATGAATGGGAAGATGTGGAGGATGACAGTGATGAAAAGGATAGTTGTTGTAATGATGAAGATTATGATTCAGAAGGTCCTTTATCAGATGATGGGGTTAATGGACAGggaaaagaatttctttttatgcaAGAAGAAACCAGGAGTCGTTTCACAGAATATTCTATGACATCTTCAGTAATGAGAAGGAATGAGCAGTTAACCCTGTTGGATGACAGATTTGAGAAG ttttttgaaCAGTTTGATGAAGATGAAATTGGAGCCTTGGATAATGTGGAATTAGAAGGCTATATTAACACGGACAACACTCGGTTGCAGGAAGTCTTGAATGATTActacaaagagaaagcaaagaa TTGTGTGAAATTGGATTCTCTTGAACCCTGTGAAGATTTAGACTCTCCTCCAAATGAAgaaagtgaggaagaaaaagaagaaatagtaaCTCTAGTTATTGAAGAACCAAAAGAAAAGTGGGATTGTGAATCCATTTTGA GTACATATTCAAACTTATATAATCATCCGAAGCTTATTATGGAGCCATCAAAG CCCAAACCAATAAAGATTTCCCAGAAGACTGGAATTCCTCTACATGTCTTGCCTCAGAAGGGTCTCACGGCTAAGCAGATTGAGCGTATGCAGATGATTAATGACAGTGACCTGCCAAGAGCATCAACACAGCCTCGTTCCAAAAACGAAAGCAAAGAGGAGCGCAAAGCCAGGAAACAGGCAATAAAAGAGGAGCGAAAG GAACGCAGAATGGAGAAGAAAGCCAACAAGCTAGCCTTCAAACTGGAGAAaacaaggcaagaaaaagagTTGCtcaatctgaaacaaaacattcaagGACTGAAGCTCTCTTAA
- the ZC2HC1B gene encoding zinc finger C2HC domain-containing protein 1B isoform X1, whose translation MSQIPAKEINGTTAGSQDLVPCRICGRHFAQDVLLRHEPICKKVFNKKRKPFNSFKQRLQGTEIGTVKKQPPQKNQQVKKSNWRQQHEDFINAIQSAKEVTKAMQEGRPLPPPPPPSINPDYIQCPYCSRRFNEAAAQRHIKFCEEQAARHAFAAKTTRQAVGKQPVTQRKKPTLTTAALSLQKRVQEAANTDKPSPETPHGTLQKNRKPLGVSPGKESSGEFRLQMHNRR comes from the exons ATGAGTCAGATAccagcaaaggaaataaatggaaCAA CTGCCGGAAGCCAAGATTTGGTTCCTTGTAGAATCTGTGGAAGACATTTTGCACAAGATGTTCTG CTGAGACATGAGCCAATATGCAAGAAAGTCTTCAACAAGAAGCGCAAGCCCTTCAATTCTTTTAAACAGAGACTGCAGGGAACAGAAATCGGTACTGTGAAGAAGCAGCCCCCACAAAAG AATCAGCAGGTGAAGAAATCTAACTGGAGACAGCAGCATGAGGATTTTATTAACGCTATTCAATCAGCCAAAGAAGTCACAAAAGCTATGCAAGAAGGCCGTCCTCTTCCGCCTCCTCCCCCACCAAGTATCAATCCAG ACTACATTCAGTGTCCATACTGCTCAAGAAGATTTAATGAGGCTGCAGCACAAAGGCACATCAAGTTTTGTGAAGAACAAGCTGCTCGCCATGCCTTTGCTGCAAAGACCACCAGACAGGCTGTG GGCAAGCAACCAGTGACTCAGAGAAAAAAACCAACCTTAACAACTGCGGCATTATCACTTCAGAAGAGAGTACAAGAAGCTGCCAATACAGATAAACCTAGTCCAG AGACCCCTCATGGAACactacaaaaaaacagaaaacctttgGGTGTATCTCCTGGAAAAGAATCTTCAGGAGAGTTCAG actGCAAATGCACAACAGAAGATAG
- the ZC2HC1B gene encoding zinc finger C2HC domain-containing protein 1B isoform X2 — MHQQLTAGSQDLVPCRICGRHFAQDVLLRHEPICKKVFNKKRKPFNSFKQRLQGTEIGTVKKQPPQKNQQVKKSNWRQQHEDFINAIQSAKEVTKAMQEGRPLPPPPPPSINPDYIQCPYCSRRFNEAAAQRHIKFCEEQAARHAFAAKTTRQAVGKQPVTQRKKPTLTTAALSLQKRVQEAANTDKPSPETPHGTLQKNRKPLGVSPGKESSGEFRLQMHNRR, encoded by the exons ATGCATCAGCAACTTA CTGCCGGAAGCCAAGATTTGGTTCCTTGTAGAATCTGTGGAAGACATTTTGCACAAGATGTTCTG CTGAGACATGAGCCAATATGCAAGAAAGTCTTCAACAAGAAGCGCAAGCCCTTCAATTCTTTTAAACAGAGACTGCAGGGAACAGAAATCGGTACTGTGAAGAAGCAGCCCCCACAAAAG AATCAGCAGGTGAAGAAATCTAACTGGAGACAGCAGCATGAGGATTTTATTAACGCTATTCAATCAGCCAAAGAAGTCACAAAAGCTATGCAAGAAGGCCGTCCTCTTCCGCCTCCTCCCCCACCAAGTATCAATCCAG ACTACATTCAGTGTCCATACTGCTCAAGAAGATTTAATGAGGCTGCAGCACAAAGGCACATCAAGTTTTGTGAAGAACAAGCTGCTCGCCATGCCTTTGCTGCAAAGACCACCAGACAGGCTGTG GGCAAGCAACCAGTGACTCAGAGAAAAAAACCAACCTTAACAACTGCGGCATTATCACTTCAGAAGAGAGTACAAGAAGCTGCCAATACAGATAAACCTAGTCCAG AGACCCCTCATGGAACactacaaaaaaacagaaaacctttgGGTGTATCTCCTGGAAAAGAATCTTCAGGAGAGTTCAG actGCAAATGCACAACAGAAGATAG